A part of Neodiprion pinetum isolate iyNeoPine1 chromosome 4, iyNeoPine1.2, whole genome shotgun sequence genomic DNA contains:
- the LOC124216286 gene encoding uncharacterized protein, translated as MALKCFASELYDCEILLRIDNTTAIAYVNRMGGVQYAAFHGIAKEIWQWCECRKIWIFASYIASKENVEADRESRIKNIDTEWELSSWAYEKVISEFGKPKLDLFASRINAKCQAYCSWHRDPDALAIDAFTINWKSEYFYAFPPFALVLRFLRKVIADRACGIAIVPNWPSQPWFPIFMDILVSPASITEITGFDCREIVGESYRRKKFSDSVIETLLASLAESTWKQYSGPIKLWANFCRETETDIYKASANRILEFLQMRYGSGASYGTLNATRSAISLISTNDMTNDRIISRFFKGIFRLRPTKPRYDETWDVGIVLTYIANLYPLESLNNQQLSERLVTLLALGTAHRVQTFSLMRLDNISHSAQGFEIRISDIIKTSRPGAFQPLLLLPYFREQPRLCIASTLKRYLEITKPLRGDCSNVLITSRKPFKSASTQTISRWIRSVLAKSGIGPEFTAHSTRHASTSAALAKGLDISAIRNTAGWSKDSQVFAEYYNRPIKSGRKDFAATVFS; from the exons ATGGCCCTTAAATGTTTTGCAAGCGAATTGTACGATTGCGAAATTTTACTAAGAATCGATAATACGACAGCTATTGCATATGTGAATCGAATGGGAGGAGTTCAATATGCCGCATTTCACGGGATAGCAAAAGAGATTTGGCAATGGTGCGAGTGTAGGAAAATTTGGATTTTCGCATCTTACATAGCGTCCAAGGAAAACGTCGAGGCCGATAGGGAGTCGAGGATAAAGAATATAGACACGGAATGGGAACTGTCGAGTTGGGCATACGAGAAAGTAATTTCGGAATTTGGCAAACCAAAATTGGACCTGTTTGCATCCAGGATTAACGCAAAATGTCAAGCTTATTGTTCGTGGCACAGAGATCCTGATGCCTTAGCTATTGACGCGTTCACGATCAACTGGAAATCGGagtatttttatgcatttccACCCTTCGCATTGGTACTCAGGTTCCTTCGAAAAGTTATCGCAGATCGCGCCTGTGGGATTGCGATAGTGCCGAATTGGCCTTCGCAACCATGGTTCCCTATATTTATGGACATTCTC GTCTCTCCAGCATCCATTACAGAAATCACTGGCTTTGATTGCCGGGAAATTGTCGGCGAATCTTACCGCCGCAAGAAGTTCTCGGACTCAGTGATCGAGACGTTGTTGGCTTCTCTCGCCGAGAGTACATGGAAGCAGTACTCAGGACCTATTAAGCTATGGGCGAATTTCTGTCGAGAGACGGAAACAGACATTTACAAAGCGAGCGCGAACCGCATTCTCGAATTTCTGCAAATGAGATACGGTTCAGGAGCCTCCTATGGCACATTAAACGCGACGCGATCGGCGATCTCGTTAATATCGACGAACGACATGACTAACGATCGGATTATCAGTAGATTTTTTAAAGGGATTTTTCGGCTTAGACCAAcgaaacctcgatacgacgaAACATGGGACGTCGGCATCGTACTTACGTACATTGCGAACTTATATCCTCTCGAATCATTAAACAATCAACAATTGTCAGAGAGATTAGTTACGCTGTTAGCTTTAGGTACGGCTCATCGAGTGCAAACTTTCTCGCTCATGAGACTTGACAATATTTCTCACTCGGCACAGGGCTTCGAGATAAGGATCTCGGACATCATTAAAACGTCGAGACCAGGGGCTTTCCAGCCACTTTTGTTATTGCCGTACTTTCGCGAACAGCCTAGACTGTGCATAGCGAGCACGTTGAAGAGATATTTGGAAATAACAAAACCACTCAGAGGCGATTGCAGTAACGTACTGATCACTTCGAGAAAACCCTTCAAATCGGCGAGTACCCAGACAATAAGTCGTTGGATCCGGTCAGTGTTGGCAAAGAGCGGCATAGGACCTGAGTTCACGGCGCACAGTACAAGGCACGCGTCTACGTCGGCTGCCTTGGCAAAGGGGTTGGATATTAGCGCGATAAGAAATACCGCGGGCTGGTCAAAGGACTCGCAGGTATTTGCAGAGTATTATAATCGGCCGATTAAATCGGGCAGAAAAGACTTTGCAGCAACCGTGTTCtcataa
- the LOC138190783 gene encoding uncharacterized protein, producing the protein MRTGKTRTDEAVREEPRMAQFNAKIIEPFKKGAKWKTFEDQLEAFIILNDVTEVKKSVLLITRFTAEVYGELKAAVTPAKPLTMPYETLKTKLEELYAPKENIHLARLTFRGGRQKEYESIDEFVKALQMLVQKCNFSAVELKNQLKDQLISGMRLRTVRYKLLQSPDLEWEQSVQLAKTVKLADAKAESLLPPQTSKQEATEAPSVNAIWHVNKRRQQRGYNTPWHRGRGASGFGQGRGTTRGRGILQQRAPSSNAQAASNPVSEECYCRGGKRHRSYQCSLRNKYCSECGKQG; encoded by the coding sequence ATGAGGACCGGTAAAACGAGGACGGACGAGGCGGTGCGAGAAGAACCGAGGATGGCTCAATTCAACGCCAAGATTATAGAACCATTCAAAAAGGGGGCAAAATGGAAAACATTCGAGGACCAATTGGAGGCTTTTATCATCTTAAACGATGTTACCGAAGTGAAAAAGTCAGTATTGCTGATAACACGATTTACTGCGGAGGTCTACGGAGAACTCAAGGCAGCGGTAACCCCTGCGAAACCTTTAACGATGCCCTACGAGACCCTGAAGACAAAATTGGAAGAGTTGTACGCACCCAAAGAAAACATACATCTCGCAAGGTTGACGTTCCGCGGAGGAAGGCAGAAGGAGTATGAGTCTATCGATGAATTTGTAAAAGCACTTCAAATGTTAgtacaaaaatgtaatttctcAGCGGTAGAGTTAAAGAATCAATTGAAAGATCAACTGATATCTGGAATGAGGTTGAGAACCGTGcgttataaattattacaatccCCAGATTTGGAGTGGGAACAGTCGGTCCAGTTAGCAAAAACCGTCAAACTGGCCGACGCGAAAGCGGAGTCATTGTTACCACCGCAAACTTCAAAACAAGAGGCGACCGAGGCTCCAAGTGTGAACGCTATATGGCATGTCAACAAGAGGCGACAACAGAGAGGCTACAACACACCGTGGCATCGTGGACGTGGAGCAAGCGGCTTCGGCCAAGGACGAGGAACGACGAGAGGAAGAGGAATTCTCCAACAGCGGGCACCGAGCAGCAACGCGCAAGCAGCGTCGAACCCAGTAAGCGAAGAGTGTTACTGTCGTGGGGGAAAGAGACACCGAAGTTACCAGTGTAGCctacgaaataaatattgtagcGAGTGTGGTAAACAAGGTTAA